The genomic stretch gtattatttcaacctttaaatataacaagattTCAAATGATACACACCGCCAAGTTAAAAGTAAatctcattgatttcaaaggataaaatagtcgaTATACTCATTGTTCCCAAccagctgatacaaaaagctacattcattagcttttcaatttttagattattggcccaataagccactgccaataagccatttaccaaacacttcaaaataacTTATTGATTGGTCAAAcagctaaacttggtcaaataagctaaaatttgacttataagccaataaccaaacacccccataatCTAAATGTTCTTTTAGCCAagatctacaatgcaaggtggactcTTGGTCCaggtccacagtataacaatTGTAAACTGAAAAGCTTATGAtttccaaaaataatacacaAGATTTATTCAAACAACACTTCATGCTCTTGTAGATGTTTCTTCTTAATAGTAATATAGTATTATAGGCATCGAGCCACTAGGTTGAGCAGGAATAAAGATGCCGTTGGCTCATCCAGTGCCACATTGGATCTGACAATACACATGCTGTCTCCTGGCAGTTTCATATTTTCCTTGCTCACTGCCATAGTTTCCGTACCAAAGATATATTATTTACACAGGTGAGCAAGCCTGTAATTCAAACCATCAGCAAAAGCAACTTTTCTAGcagtttataatttatatatttctctTGTTTGCTTGGTTCTACGAGTATGCACAAATTTAATTAGTAGACCATTTTAAACATTTGAACAGAACAAAATGTTTACAAATGGTAATTGTATAGTAGACAATTAACTTACCCTAGCAaccatttcatatatatatatatatatatatatatatgtgtgtgtgtgttatttaTCCTTCCTCATCCTCAGATttaggttcatcatcagaattctccTGAATCTTCACCTCCAGTTCCATCACTTGTAATGGGACAGGATATGTGGGGGCACTCCCTACATTCCCAAATGATAGGATCAACAACAATAaacatatatgtatgcatgcatgtttaTAAACACATAAGAATGAGATTCTTGATCTGTTGTGTGGATATTCACCCCCATTCGACTGGTGTAGGTTGGGTGTTTTTAGGTGAAATCAAGCTACTATGTGGGCTCTTCTATGGCTCTATGCCAACACTAGTAATCTTCACTACTCCAAAAGGCCAACACTATCTAACATTGTACTTCAATCTATGCATTTGGCATTCAAacaacatattaaaattaaagacCTTCATTGTAATTTATTTCCAACAGTATAGTCTCAAGTATGCTTGGGCACTTGGCTTTTGAGAACAAAGGAGGAAGTCTCACATTGAAGTAAGATAGGtggttccaaaaaaaaaaaaaaaaaaaaaaaaaNNNNNNNNNNNNNNNNNNNNNNNNNNNNNNNNNNNNNNNNNNNNNNNNNNNNNNNNNNNNNNNNNNNNNNNNNNNNNNNNNNNNNNNNNNNNNNNNNNNNNNNNNNNNNNNNNNNNNNNNNNNNNNNNNNNNNNNNNNNNNNNNNNNNNNNNNNNNNNNNNNNNNNNNNNNNNNNNNNNNNNNNNNNNNNNNNNNNNNNNNNNNNNNNNNNNNNNNNNNNNNNNNNNNNNNNNNNNNNNNNNNNNNNNNNNNNNNNNNNNNNNNNNNNNNNNNNNNNNNNNNNNNNNNNNNNNNNNNNNNNNNNNNNNNNNNNNNNNNNNNNNNNNNNNNNNNNNNNNNNNNNNNNNNNNNNNNNNNNNNNNNNNNNNNNNNNNNNNNNNNNNNNNNNNNNNNNNNNNNNNNNNNNNNNNNNNNNNNNNNNNNNNNNNNNNNNNNNNNNNNNNNNNNNNNNNNNNNNNNNNNNNNNNNNNNNNNNNNNNNNNNNNNNNNNNNNNNNNNNNNNNNNNNNNNNNNNNNNNNNNNNNNNNNNNNNNNNNNNNNNNNNNNNNNNNNNNNNNNNNNNNNNNNNNNNNNNNNNNNNNNNNNNNNNNNNNNNNNNNNNNNNNNNNNNNNNNNNNNNNNNNNNNNNNNNNNNNNNNNNNNNNNNNNNNNNNNNNNNNNNNNNNNNNNNNNNNNNNNNNNNNNNNNNNNNNNNNNNNNNNNNNNNNNNNNNNNNNNNNNNNNNNNNNNNNNNNNNNNNNNNNNNNNNNNNNNNNNNNNNNNNNNNNNNNNNNNNNNNNNNNNNNNNNNNNNNNNNNNNNNNNNNNNNNNNNNNNNNNNNNNNNNNNNNNNNNNNNNNNNNNNNNNNNNNNNNNNNNNNNNNNNNNNNNNNNNNNNNNNNNNNNNNNNNNNNNNNNNNNNNNNNNNNNNNNNNNNNNNNNNNNNNNNNNNNNNNNNNNNNNNNNNNNNNNNNNNNNNNNNNNNNNNNNNNNNNNNNNNNNNNaaaaaaaaaaaaaaaaaaaaaaaaactattgggGCAACATATTTGTGAACCAAGTTAATAGTCAAGTTTGTGCTTTACAAGTCATGAAACCAAACAAGAAGCATGAtagataataattaaaataagaaaagaatggCCAACATCTAAAAATGGAGCTTtagacaaaataaaattgagtGAGTCTTTTCATtaatccttatttgtgagacgggtagAGTCACaatggaaatgtaatacttctgtgggaaaatgtaatacggagtactaattaggaataaattgtttgttacttataagaaaaaatataccgtagtaatacttttgaagaaaaatgtaaaacttttaaatcaaaatgtaattccTAAGGGTTgaatacttatgagaaaaaatgaaatactaACCATGGATAAATTGcttaattgttatttatgagAGAGTGCAACACTTAAGAtggaaaaatgtgatacttttagATCAAAATGTAATAGTAGGAGTTGAAGAATTACTTATGATTAGAAGTATAAAAATACAGTAAGATCAAAATGTAACAGATTACACAAGTCTCTAAAGCTTGGTTTTGACAAACAAAACAGGGAAAAAAATACAGTAAGACCATAGTTTCTTATGATTAGAAGTATAAGATATGTCATTGTTCAAAATCACACTTTTCCTAATATGCAATTCAACTGAccaacattaaaattttaaaatccaaAAGTAAGATAAAACCAACCCACTTCCTCAATGCAAAAGAGTGAAGAGAATATTACCGTGTTGGGCAGGGCCGATAAAGGGCGATGTCTAGTAACCTGGTGATTATTGGGTAGAGGCCGGTAAAGCCCCTAAGGGCCAAGTCAAGCACCCAGTCTTTCTTGAACAATATGATGGAggtctataagaaaataaattgagTCGCTAcaagctatagcttttggcgtgaGTGATAAGCGCTTGATGCTAACAAGTGTTATAAGAGCCAAATCATGGGTTCGATTCTCAGCAATAAAAAGGGGTAATGTCTAGTAGGAATTGATGGGCAGAGGCCGGTAAAGACACTAaggggccaagtccaacacccggTCTGTCTCAATGGTGGTCTATAAGTGAGTAAATAAGTTACCCGTTGCACCTAAACAATGAGATGTTGGTATATAAGTAAGGAAATAAGTTGCATCTTAGCTATAAGCTCTTTTGGATTTAGTAGTAAGCCCTTGATTTCCCAATTTTCGatcctaataaaataatactcatTCAGTTTAATTTTTGCCAAGTCATGTATCCATCTATATATTACTGTACTTTGTTATTCGCCAATGAAAACTAGAAACAAGAatgtaataaaagaaaatgcaGAAATGACGAATATGCATAAGCTAAAATCAGTCCAATTTATACCTGGGAAGAAATAATTGGATGAAGGCCAACCGCGAGCGGAGGTGACGGCCATTAATTCATCATCCGAAAGCAAAGAAGGGCTAGTTTTGGCTGCAGAAATCTTGCCGATTACTTCAACGATGTTGTGGGGATGGTGGACAGTGAGATGACGAGGAGGGACCCAATAGGAGTACCCCGGGAGGAAAGGGAGCCAATCGGGTGCAGATCGTCGCACGATGACAGTGTGTATGACATCCTCGAGCCTATGGATTCCGCCGCTGATGAGCTCCGAAGTGGTGGTAGAATCCGGGTCCAAGTGAGAGGAATGGGTCGAGGAGTCCAAGTCAATCTCGATGATGTGTGGATGAGAGGCGTCgtctccgccgccgccggaaCTGTTGGATTTGGAGCGTCGGAAGTGGGTGAGTAGGCGCTGGGAGAGCGTGGATGGAACCCATTTCCGAGTTAGGGATTGGGAGAGAAGACGAGCCATAAGTACTAAGACGTAAGGACTAAGGATAGAGATTGGAGAATAGAATGAATATTGCACAAAAAAGAAACGAAGTAAAGACGTGCCTTATTGTTGGGAAGGTGGTGCGGAAAGGTtgagatggaaaattgaaaCGTAAAGAATACCCAAAATAAATTCTCTCAACTTAATTGAGGCAGTCGTAATCCACAGAGATTATCTAAAAACATTGTGAATACAAGTTATACCCTTTATTATTTATCTCTGTTTttttcgttaagtttttttatacgttatgctataaaagttgtattttatcatattttggGCAAAtatatccctaccgttataacttacgtaatcttttccactattatttttttttggatacaaAGGAAGGGTGATACCCAATTACACTCAGTCGTTTATCGTCTGTCGCCAAATCGGAAGGCCAAATTGGTCCTCTTCCAACGTGTCTAACAAGATATCAGGAGGCTGATTGTAAATaactgaaaaacttagactACCGTGTTCTTCGTCTAAAATGCTAAAAGAGTCTTCcaactattaaatccaattactagatttgttagatgaccttttaaattatttactgaTCTAGTGCAAAGAATAGAACAAGGAGTATTATGCAGATAATGTGCAAGAAACTAACAAAGCAGTAAGAACACTAAgaattggtaacccagttcggaatctcaattcctacatctggggggcatcactctgattgcccaactcttcattgatcaatcTGGAAATGTATCACCAATTTACAATAGAGAATCACACGGCAACTCtagaaatcttcatcatcaccattctagagttcagccttgaagagttgaggaatacttgatctcccgatcttcttgaattgaggctccccttCAATCGTAGCGCAACTGGCTTTCAGAGTGACTGCTTACCCAATACTTCATGAAGAAGAtgcatcttgaatcaaaggtaagctttgtcaagatatcTTGTTATCACATCTAAGGAAGCTTTTCCATTCAgatcttttgtattttcttccGTTAGTCCAATCACTGGAAGTCctcctcatatatatatgttgcccaGATTCGGTTAAATCTGAAGTCTTCGTAACTGACTCTGAATCCTCTTCTTGTCTTCCTTGTCTTGGTCCAGTGTTTTGTTCAGCAAGTTGTCCATAAAGCCTTCTGATCCTTCTGCTGAACTATAAAAAACCTAATACATCATAAGACACTTTGTTTTTTGAAATATCTGCTGAACTAACAAATTGTCACAAGGACTTGTTACAACTTAGGGAGTTTTTacaagtatttttcttcttagcaattttattaacaatctccccctttgtaaCAAGTTTCTTGGCAATTTACAACAATCTTCCTAAAATATCAGAGATAGTCAAAAACAACGTTTATTTAAGACAAAAGTCCCAACAGAAACTGAATTAAACATCCAAACAAAGTACGAAGATGATTATATcatcaaacaaaatacaatgAAAACTAACATGAGACCCTATTACAAATAGTCCATTTCAGCAGAAGGGTCTTTCATCAAGACTAGTACCCAAGTAGCTTGTAAccaatcatcttcttcatccaaaAAAAAGTAACCAGTAACCAGTAGTAACCAATGTTTAGAAGGTTGTTCCTACTCCCCCTATTGCTAGGAACTTGTGAATCTGTAGCCACAAGATTCCATAGCAGGACCAAGTAGAAAAGACAACCCAGGTTTTAGAACAGAATCATTCAGATTCTGAGGACTCATCGTCCTGGCTGTCTGCAGTGGATTCAGCTTCAGGTGCAATGGAAGCAGCTTCAGGTGCGGTGGAATCAGCTTCAGGTGCAGTAGATGGATCAGTGGGTGTTTCAGCAACAGCAGCAGTCATCTCTTGGTCTCTCAATCTCAATTGTTCTCTTAATTGCATCTCAATTGTTCTCTTTTCAACAAGTATCTGGATGATTGTGTTAAGATCTCTGATGCTTTTGTCAAGGTGATGTGCTGTGAGTTTGCTGGTAAATGGTACATCAAGGTTCAGAGCTGGGGCTGAGCTACTTGCATGTTCTGGAAAGATATCAAGCACATGACTTCCTTGTTTCAGTCTGGCATCAATTGTTCTGACTTGTGGTGCTTCTATAGGTTCATTTGGTTTTGGTTTGAAACCTTGTGAGCGCAGAACTCCATAAATTGTGCAGGGGAAAGGCAGCTTTACCTTGCTCTCCTTAGACTCTGGTTTTCTGAAGGATGCCACATGTTTGAAGATAATGTCACCTAAATCAACGGGAATACATTTGCCTATCTTGTAGATCAGGGTGGCCATAAGAAAGTTTAAGCCTCCTCGGTGTTCATTCGGCATCCAATTTGTCATGGCTAGTTTGTGCAGAATAGCATACTTTGTTGTGAGAGATTTTGCGGGTAACATGTTGGTTTCAGCAGGCCAGTAGCTGTAGGTTCCTCCTGTAATGACTTTTGTGATGGTATTTGCACCAATAACAGGGTCTTTAATGTCACTTGCATCTATGCCCAGATACAGATTGATGGTAAGTGTGTCAAAATTGTATTCCTTTCCTCTCAGCCAAACATGTCCGTAGACATGTGAGTCGACCTCCTTGATAGTCTTCAGAAGGTTTGCATAAAATTCCTTGATGGCAATAGGTGGATAGCTAGTCTGAGTTGTTACAAACTTGACAAGATTTAGCTTCTCAAACACTAGCATTAGTTGACACTAAGACTTGAACTTTTCAACATCAAGATACCTTTCGCTCaggattttccttttgtttgttGAGTCCCACTTTGCAGCATACTCATCAGATAGGAATTGAGGGGTGATTACTTCAAAGGGTGTTACAGCAGAGACATCCGGCTGGCTTTCAGGTTGCTGAGTTTGAGTGGtgatcttctttttcttcttactAGTAGTGGTTTCCACAGGGGCAGGTTGTTCAGCAATTGGCTGTTTTCTCTTGGTTTTTCGTGTTGGTAAGGGGGTTTCCTTCTCTTGTTGTGTTGTGGATGACCTGGTTTTTCGCCTGGTGACAGGAGCGGGAAAGACTTGAATTTTTGCCACAGGATTTTTGTCCACATGTTCTTCTTGaatcttcttctttccttttgcTTTTGCTTGGTTCTTCTTCACTTGAGACAAAGGCAGATTGTCTTCTTCATCAGTTTGTTCTGCAACTGGTAATTCTGGAGGATTTCCTGTTTCAAACTCAAAATCTAGTGGAGAATCATCAATGGGGATGGTAGGTGTTGTTTCAGGATTTGGTTCAGATTGAGGTTCAGACCTAGTTTCATCAGTATGAGAGTTTTCTGACTGAATGGGGAGAGGATTTTCAGGATTTTGATGTTCAGGGATTTCTGCTTGTGTGGTTTGTGGTGATGGCAAGGACAGAGTTTTATCTTGTGTGGGTTTTGTACTTTGTGGGATATTCAGTGGAATAGACAGTCTATTTGTGAGAGAGGTTGATCTTCTATGTTCATCCATGATGTTAAACAAGTTTAGTTTGGTGAAAAGGGAAGCAAGAGGTTCAAGTTGATGAGGACCATATACTACAGCTGATTCTGGGTTGACATTATCAGGCACGGGTAGATTTTTCTCAGGAACAGGCAATTTTTCATGTTCANCAGCAGCAGTCATCTCTTGGTCTCTCAATCTCAATTGTTCTCTTAATTGCATCTCAATTGTTCTCTTTTCAACAAGTATCTGGATGATTGTGTTAAGATCTCTGATGCTTTTGTCAAGGTGATGTGCTGTGAGTTTGCTGGTAAATGGTACATCAAGGTTCAGAGCTGGGGCTGAGCTACTTGCATGTTCTGGAAAGATATCAAGCACATGACTTCCTTGTTTCAGTCTGGCATCAATTGTTCTGACTTGTGGTGCTTCTATAGGTTCATTTGGTTTTGGTTTGAAACCTTGTGAGCGCAGAACTCCATAAATTGTGCAGGGGAAAGGCAGCTTTACCTTGCTCTCCTTAGACTCTGGTTTTCTGAAGGATGCCACATGTTTGAAGATAATGTCACCTAAATCAACGGGAATACATTTGCCTATCTTGTAGATCAGGGTGGCCATAAGAAAGTTTAAGCCTCCTCGGTGTTCATTCGGCATCCAATTTGTCATGGCTAGTTTGTGCAGAATAGCATACTTTGTTGTGAGAGATTTTGCGGGTAACATGTTGGTTTCAGCAGGCCAGTAGCTGTAGGTTCCTCCTGTAATGACTTTTGTGATGGTATTTGCACCAATAACAGGGTCTTTAATGTCACTTGCATCTATGCCCAGATACAGATTGATGGTAAGTGTGTCAAAATTGTATTCCTTTCCTCTCAGCCAAACATGTCCGTAGACATGTGAGTCGACCTCCTTGATAGTCTTCAGAAGGTTTGCATAAAATTCCTTGATGGCAATAGGTGGATAGCTAGTCTGAGTTGTTACAAACTTGACAAGATTTAGCTTCTCAAACACTAGCATTAGTTGACACTAAGACTTGAACTTTTCAACATCAAGATACCTTTCGCTCaggattttccttttgtttgttGAGTCCCACTTTGCAGCATACTCATCAGATAGGAATTGAGGGGTGATTACTTCAAAGGGTGTTACAGCAGAGACATCCGGCTGGCTTTCAGGTTGCTGAGTTTGAGTGGtgatcttctttttcttcttactAGTAGTGGTTTCCACAGGGGCAGGTTGTTCAGCAATTGGCTGTTTTCTCTTGGTTTTTCGTGTTGGTAAGGGGGTTTCCTTCTCTTGTTGTGTTGTGGATGACCTGGTTTTTCGCCTGGTGACAGGAGCGGGAAAGACTTGAATTTTTGCCACAGGATTTTTGTCCACATGTTCTTCTTGaatcttcttctttccttttgcTTTTGCTTGGTTCTTCTTCACTTGAGACAAAGGCAGATTGTCTTCTTCATCAGTTTGTTCTGCAACTGGTAATTCTGGAGGATTTCCTGTTTCAAACTCAAAATCTAGTGGAGAATCATCAATGGGGATGGTAGGTGTTGTTTCAGGATTTGGTTCAGATTGAGGTTCAGACCTAGTTTCATCAGTATGAGAGTTTTCTGACTGAATGGGGAGAGGATTTTCAGGATTTTGATGTTCAGGGATTTCTGCTTGTGTGGTTTGTGGTGATGGCAAGGACAGAGTTTTATCTTGTGTGGGTTTTGTACTTTGTGGGATATTCAGTGGAATAGACAGTCTATTTGTGAGAGAGGTTGATCTTCTATGTTCATCCATGATGTTAAACAAGTTTAGTTTGGTGAAAAGGGAAGCAAGAGGTTCAAGTTGATGAGGACCATATACTACAGCTGATTCTGGGTTGACATTATCAGGCACGGGTAGATTTTTCTCAGGAACAGGCAATTTTTCATGAGGCACGGGTAGATTTTTCTCAGGAACAGGCAATTTTTCATGTTCATCATCTATTGGTTCTTGTTTTACAGGCAATTTTTCATGTTCATCATCTATTGGTTCTTGTTTTACAGACAATTTTTCATGTTCATCATCTATTGGTTCTTGTTTTACAGATACTAAGGGCAAAGGTTTTTCTACAGTGACATTTTCTGGGTTAATATCATCCTCAGTATCTGATAGAACAATTATatcctgaaaaaaaaatattaaaggcaGAAACTATGCTGTTCATGTATAGtcatttattaagaaaaaaaaattgaagaaaaggaGGATGTTTTAGAATAAACCTCAGGATCTTTGGCCTTAGCTGTTTCTCCTTTCTCGAATGCAATTGGTTTGAGGAACCCTTTCAGGTAGTCTAGTTGCTCTGCTCTTGAGTACCACGACCAGATTGGTTCTCCTCCTGGAGGTTTCATCTTGTTGTTGACTATCATAACCATCTCTCGTGATGCTTGATGTTGAATTTCAGAGGGATATCTGTTTGTGAGTCTGGAGAAATCAAAATATTGGGTTTCATCTTGATCCATTGTAGAGATTCGTTCCAAGATTTTTGATTTTGGGTGAGATTTGCGAGGGGGTTTGCAGCTTTGAGAGATTTTCGTGATCTTTGATTTACTCTAACTGCAACTGGTTTTTCAAAGGTCGAAGGACTCCATGATGACCTGCTTTTTCGGGTCACGTGATGAGGCATGAGGAGAGTGGGAGTCGTGCAGATTTGACAGTTGTCTTCTCCGTAATTAATGCTATAGCAGTTTGGTCAGTCGGGTACACTGTTCCTCAGATATTATATGCTTATCAAAAACAGATATTAGTATAGCgcgcaaaaaaaaagaaaaaaaaaagaaaattataaaaaaaaagtttgagagaAATAACCTATGATAAGGAAAAAAGAGTGTCCCACTTACTGTACTAGTTCGGTGGACCATTACACATGCCGAGTTCTGATTTTAGGATGTTGAATCTGGTCGGATCTAGTGCCTTTGTAAATATGTCTCCAGTTGTTTGCCTGTTGGTATGTAGTGCATTTTTATGTCTCCACTTTCCACAAGATCCCTGATGAAATGATGTCtgatatatatatgcttagtgCGGGAATGCTGGACAGGGTTTTTTGCAATATTGATAGCGCTGGTGTTGTCGCAGTGAAGATCAGCACTACTGAACTTTAGTCCATAATCGTTCAGCATTTGTTTCATCCATATGAGTTGAGTGCAGCAACTCCTAGCAGCTATGTATTCAGCTTCTGCCGTAGATAATGAGATTGAGTTTTGCTTCTTactgaaccatgagacaaggTTTTTTTCCTAAGAAAAAACACCCTCCTGATGTACTTTTTCTGTCCTCCAGATTTCCTGCCCAGTCAGCATCGCTATATCTAAGTAGTTCAGTTCTTGAGTCACGCGAATACCATAGTCCATAATTCACAGTCCCCTTAACATATTTGATTATTCTTTTAACTGCATTCAAGTGTGCTTCCCTTGGATTTGCTTGGAAGCGTGCACACAGACCTACACTGAACATTATATCAGGTTTGCTTGCCGTTAGGTACAGTAGACTGCCAATCATACTTCGATAGAGTTTGCCTTCAACAGGTTTtgagttggagtcttttgatagtTTTAGCGTTGTGGAAAGAGGTGTTTTAGCTTCCTTAGCAGAGTCAagaccaaatcttttgaccaagTTTTGGGCATATTTGGTTTGTGACAGAAACAACCCTGTTTCCATCTGTTTTACTTGTAGACCCAAGAAGCATGTCAGTTCCCCtatcatgctcatttcaaatTCCTTTTCCATGACTTGAATGAACTCCTTAACATTTGCAGGGGATGTTGAGCCGAAAACGATGTCATCTACATAAACCTGGGCCACAATTATGTGTCTAGTGGTCTTTTTAACAAACAGTGTTTTGTCTGCCCCACCGCGAGTGTACCCATTTTTCAGAAGATATTGGGTGAGTCGTTCATACCATNGCAATTTTTCATGTTCATCATCTATTGGTTCTTGTTTTACAGATACTAAGGGCAAAGGTTTTTCTACAGTGACATTTTCTGGGTTAATATCATCCTCAGTATCTGATAGAACAATTATatcctgaaaaaaaaatattaaaggcaGAAACTATGCTGTTCATGTATAGtcatttattaagaaaaaaaaattgaagaaaaggaGGATGTTTTAGAATAAACCTCAGGATCTTTGGCCTTAGCTGTTTCTCCTTTCTCGAATGCAATTGGTTTGAGGAACCCTTTCAGGTAGTCTAGTTGCTCTGCTCTTGAGTACCACGACCAGATTGGTTCTCCTCCTGGAGGTTTCATCTTGTTGTTGACTATCATAACCATCTCTCGTGATGCTTGATGTTGAATTTCAGAGGGATATCTGTTTGTGAGTCTGGAGAAATCAAAATATTGGGTTTCATCTTGATCCATTGTAGAGATTCGTTCCAAGATTTTTGATTTTGGGTGAGATTTGCGAGGGGGTTTGCAGCTTTGAGAGATTTTCGTGATCTTTGATTTACTCTAACTGCAACTGGTTTTTCAAAGGTCGAAGGACTCCATGATGACCTGCTTTTTCGGGTCACGTGATGAGGCATGAGGAGAGTGGGAGTCGTGCAGATTTGACAGTTGTCTTCTCCGTAATTAATGCTATAGCAGTTTGGTCAGTCGGGTACACTGTTCCTCAGATATTATATGCTTATCAAAAACAGATATTAGTATAGCgcgcaaaaaaaaagaaaaaaaaaagaaaattataaaaaaaaagtttgagagaAATAACCTATGATAAGGAAAAAAGAGTGTCCCA from Ipomoea triloba cultivar NCNSP0323 chromosome 12, ASM357664v1 encodes the following:
- the LOC115998765 gene encoding uncharacterized protein LOC115998765, which encodes MLVFEKLNLVKFVTTQTSYPPIAIKEFYANLLKTIKEVDSHVYGHVWLRGKEYNFDTLTINLYLGIDASDIKDPVIGANTITKVITGGTYSYWPAETNMLPAKSLTTKYAILHKLAMTNWMPNEHRGGLNFLMATLIYKIGKCIPVDLGDIIFKHVASFRKPESKESKVKLPFPCTIYGVLRSQGFKPKPNEPIEAPQVRTIDARLKQGSHVLDIFPEHASSSAPALNLDVPFTSKLTAHHLDKSIRDLNTIIQILVEKRTIEMQLREQLRLRDQEMTAAVAETPTDPSTAPEADSTAPEAASIAPEAESTADSQDDESSESE
- the LOC115998045 gene encoding uncharacterized protein LOC115998045 — its product is MARLLSQSLTRKWVPSTLSQRLLTHFRRSKSNSSGGGGDDASHPHIIEIDLDSSTHSSHLDPDSTTTSELISGGIHRLEDVIHTVIVRRSAPDWLPFLPGYSYWVPPRHLTVHHPHNIVEVIGKISAAKTSPSLLSDDELMAVTSARGWPSSNYFFPGSAPTYPVPLQVMELEVKIQENSDDEPKSEDEEG